A window of Juglans regia cultivar Chandler chromosome 7, Walnut 2.0, whole genome shotgun sequence contains these coding sequences:
- the LOC109018277 gene encoding germin-like protein subfamily 1 member 7, whose protein sequence is MMNSKVVPKYAIVTLVLLAFACSFASAYDPSPLQDFCVAIDNPASAVFVNGKFCKDPKLVTADDFFRSVNIPGNTTNKVGSNVTAVTVEQLPGLNTLGISLARIDFAPRGLNPPHTHPRATEFLIVIEGTLHVGFVTSNADGNRLFTKVLNKGDVFVFPIGLIHFQLNVGNTKAVAFAGLSSQNPGVITIANAVFGSNPPINQDVLTKAFQVDKNLVNYLQQQF, encoded by the exons ATGATGAACTCCAAGGTTGTTCCTAAGTACGCCATTGTAACTCTAGTCCTGTTGGCTTTCGCTTGTTCCTTCGCCTCTGCCTATGACCCCAGTCCCCTGCAGGACTTTTGTGTTGCAATTGACAATCCTGCTTCTGCCG TATTTGTGAATGGAAAGTTTTGCAAGGACCCAAAGCTTGTCACTGCTGATGATTTCTTCCGCTCAGTGAACATTCCCGGAAACACCACAAATAAAGTGGGGTCGAACGTCACCGCTGTGACAGTGGAACAATTACCAGGCCTCAACACCCTAGGCATATCCTTGGCTCGCATCGACTTTGCACCACGTGGCTTAAATCCTCCCCACACCCACCCTCGCGCCACTGAGTTTCTTATAGTCATAGAAGGTACTCTTCATGTTGGCTTTGTCACATCCAATGCAGATGGCAACCGCCTCTTCACCAAAGTTCTAAACAAGGGAGACGTCTTTGTGTTCCCAATTGGTCTCATTCACTTCCAGTTGAACGTGGGAAATACCAAGGCGGTTGCCTTTGCTGGTCTGAGCAGCCAGAATCCTGGGGTCATCACCATAGCCAATGCAGTCTTTGGATCCAATCCTCCCATCAATCAAGATGTTCTCACCAAGGCCTTCCAAGTGGACAAGAATCTGGTTAACTATCTTCAGCAACAGTTCTAA
- the LOC118349016 gene encoding germin-like protein subfamily 1 member 17: MMNSKVVPKYALLTVALLAFACSLAFAYDPSPLQDFCVAIDNPASAVFVNGKFCKDPKLVTADDFFRSVNIPGNTTNKVGSNVTAVTVEQLPGLNTLGISLARIDFAPRGLNPPHTHPRATEFLVVIEGTLHVGFVTSNADGNRLFTKVLNKGDVFVFPIGLIHFQLNVGNTKAVAFAGLSSQNPGVITIANAVFGSNPPINQDVLTKAFQVDKNLVNYLQQQF, translated from the exons ATGATGAACTCCAAGGTTGTTCCTAAGTACGCCCTTTTAACTGTGGCCCTGTTGGCTTTCGCTTGTTCCCTCGCCTTTGCCTACGACCCCAGTCCCCTGCAGGACTTTTGTGTTGCAATCGACAATCCTGCTTCTGCTG TATTTGTGAATGGAAAGTTTTGCAAGGACCCAAAGCTTGTCACTGCTGATGATTTCTTCCGCTCGGTGAACATTCCCGGAAACACCACAAATAAAGTGGGGTCGAACGTCACCGCTGTGACAGTGGAACAATTACCAGGCCTCAACACCCTAGGCATATCCTTGGCTCGCATCGACTTTGCACCACGTGGCTTAAATCCTCCCCACACCCACCCTCGCGCCACTGAGTTTCTTGTAGTCATAGAAGGTACTCTTCATGTTGGCTTTGTCACATCCAATGCAGATGGCAACCGCCTCTTCACCAAAGTTCTAAACAAGGGAGACGTCTTTGTGTTCCCAATTGGTCTCATTCACTTCCAGTTGAACGTGGGAAATACCAAGGCGGTTGCCTTTGCTGGTCTGAGCAGCCAAAATCCTGGAGTCATTACCATAGCCAATGCAGTCTTTGGATCCAATCCTCCCATCAATCAAGATGTTCTCACCAAGGCCTTCCAAGTGGACAAGAATCTGGTTAACTATCTTCAGCAACAATTCTAA